The DNA region GCCAGCATGTGCGCATCCAGCACCTCAAGGACTTTGCCGAGCCGTGGACCGGCGCCGTCCAGGCCCGCGTGCAGGCCGTCAAGCCCGGCTACTACACCCGCATGGGCGCCGCCATCCGCCATGCCACGGCCCAGCTCGCGCGCCGACCCGAGCGGCAGCGCCTGCTGCTGATCCTGACCGACGGCAAGCCCAACGACCTGGACGTGTACGAGGGCCGCTACGGCCTGGAAGACACCCGCCATGCCGTGCAGGCCGCGCGCAGCGCCGGACTGACGCCCTTCTGCATCACCATCGACCAGGCGGCGCACGACTACCTGCCGCTGCTCTTCGGCCAGCAGGGCTATGCCCTGGTGCACCGGCCGCAGGAACTGGTGCACCGCCTGACCGGCGTCTACGCGCAGCTGACCCGGGCCTGAAGCGCCCGGCCGCCGCGCCTGGCGCACCGCCCCCGGCCGAAGTTCCCCCGCCGCCGGCCCGCGGATTGCGCCAAAGCAACACCACCGGCCAATCGGGCGGCTGCAGCGGCCAGGATTTGCCTTCGGTCATAAACATGCATGCAGAACTCCCTTTAAATGCAGCAGATCCCAGAGAGCCGAAAGCCCATGATGGAAACCTCGCACTTCGATATTCCCCGCTACCTGTCGGCGCTGCCCCTGTTCCAGGAGATGGCGCCGGCCGAGCTGCAGCGCCTGGCCGAGGGCTGCCGCCTGCGCCGCTTCGGCCGCGGCGACAGCGTGTTCCGCGTGGGCATGCCCTGCGAGGAGTTCCATGTGACGGTGGTGGGCCAGATCAAGCTGTTCGCCCTGTCCCCGGCCGGGCAGGAAAAAGTCATCGAACTGGCCGGCCCGGGCGTCAGCTTTGCCGAGGCGCTGATGTTCACCGACAAGCCCTACATCATCAACGCGCAGGCCCTGACGGACACGCTGCTGCTGAGCGTGGGCAAGCACGCCGTGGTGCGCGAGGTGGAAAGCGAGCCGCGGTTTGCGCTGCGCATGCTGGCCGGCATCTCGCGCCGGCTCCACGGCCTGGTGCACGACGTGCAGGCCTACGCCCTGAGCTCCGGCATGGACCGGGTCATCAGCTACCTGCTCAACGACCTGCCCGAGGAAGCCGCGCCCGCCACGGCCGGCACCGCCCCCGGCGGCAGCCCGGGCCGGGCCGCGTCGGCGCCCCTTCCGCCAGCCCCCCCGCGCTGCGTGTCGCTGCCGGTGAGCAAGGCCACGCTGGCCTCGCGCCTGTCGCTCACGCCCGAATACTTCTCGCGCGTGCTGCACGACCTGGAGGCCAAGGGTCTCATCCAGATCGACAACCGCGACATCCACATCCTGGACGCCACCGGACTGGCGCAGCACACGGTACATTGAGGCGCCGGGCACGGTACCGGGGCGGACGGGGCGGGGTCTGCGCGCAGCCACTCCAGCCTAGGCGCGCGTGGCGGCGCAGACGGCCGGGCCTTGCAGTTCCTGGCGCCCCTTGCGGGTGATCGCCAGGACGCGTGCAACGGGTGCCGCCGCCCGCACGCCGGGCAGCAGCGCAGCCACCAGCCCCGCGGCGCGCAGCAGGCGCAGCTTGTCGATCTCCTGCGGTTCGGTGATGGAGACGGGCAGGCGGCTGCTTGACAGCCCCAGCAACAATTTCATCGGCATCTCGGCGCTCCTTCCGTTCAGCAGACCGTGCCGTGGTCGGCAAGTTCCGCGCACTGGCGATCACCGAGGTCCGGGCTTTCCCCACGACGGGTGCGGCAGCGCCGGCGACCCATGCCAGAATCTGGGGCCATGCAAGCCCTGACAGCCTATACGGCAGACGCCTCTCCCGCCCCTGCCATGGCCGCTCCGCGCCGCGCCGAGGGCGGCGCCATGCCCGCGCTGTACCGCGCCGCCATCGGACCCTTGCACACCGAGCGCTATCTGTCCTTCTTCGAGCGCGAAGACGACACCGGCCGCCG from Paracidovorax wautersii includes:
- a CDS encoding Crp/Fnr family transcriptional regulator; amino-acid sequence: METSHFDIPRYLSALPLFQEMAPAELQRLAEGCRLRRFGRGDSVFRVGMPCEEFHVTVVGQIKLFALSPAGQEKVIELAGPGVSFAEALMFTDKPYIINAQALTDTLLLSVGKHAVVREVESEPRFALRMLAGISRRLHGLVHDVQAYALSSGMDRVISYLLNDLPEEAAPATAGTAPGGSPGRAASAPLPPAPPRCVSLPVSKATLASRLSLTPEYFSRVLHDLEAKGLIQIDNRDIHILDATGLAQHTVH